A single Ziziphus jujuba cultivar Dongzao chromosome 11, ASM3175591v1 DNA region contains:
- the LOC107434395 gene encoding uncharacterized protein LOC107434395: MGTREVYEEKLRRGNLYHEPTIKPGLGSPRCPRCLSLIDSTSGKEEWTITSVLHDATSVAGSGIGGLLSAIHGFNTGIPYLQNHVKGPKWVPFVVGIPPLLLFSGASAAFGGYALPKFAQLSVTSYYAASSASHYGISLLTRRIEEAHTSRTGQESLR, translated from the exons ATGGGGACGAGAGAGGTTTACGAAGAGAAGCTACGGAGAGGAAATCTCTACCACGAGCCCACCATCAAGCCGGGACTCGGTTCCCCTCGCTGCCCTCGCTGTCTTTCTCTGATCGACTCTACCTCT GGCAAGGAAGAGTGGACTATAACTTCCGTTTTACATGATGCCACCTCTGTC GCTGGTTCAGGAATTGGTGGACTGCTTAGTGCTATTCATGGTTTTAATACAG GCATCCCATACCTTCAGAATCATGTGAAAGGACCAAAATGGGTTCCTTTTGTAGTTGGG ATTCCTCCTCTGCTACTGTTTTCGGGTGCCAGTGCTGCATTTGGAG GTTATGCGCTTCCAAAATTTGCTCAACTCAGTGTCACTTCCTATTATGCTGCCTCTAGTGCCTCTCACTATGGAATATCACTTCTCACTCGACGTATTGAAGAGGCCCACACTTCCCGCACTGGGCAAGAAAGTCTCAGATGA
- the LOC107434402 gene encoding dirigent protein 22-like — MASKSLSHLTSIILTIIFFSSLQISSLVKADFSRNLIPEKHGLKQEKLSHLHFFFHDIVSGPNPTAIRVARAPTTNMSSTGFGAVVMIDDPLTVAPENNSKIVGRAQGIYALASQSEAGLLMVLNFVFTEGKYNGSTLSVLGRNAVFSKVREMPIVEGSGVFRFARGYAQAKTHTFNLKTGDAVVEYNVYVFHY; from the coding sequence ATGGCCAGTAAATCTCTCTCACACCTCACATCCATCATCCTCACGAtcattttcttctcttctctgCAAATCTCGAGCCTCGTTAAAGCCGATTTCTCCCGAAACTTAATCCCAGAAAAACACGGACTCAAACAAGAGAAGCTAAGCCACCTCCATTTCTTCTTCCATGACATTGTGAGCGGGCCAAACCCTACAGCCATCCGGGTTGCCAGAGCTCCCACCACAAACATGTCCTCAACTGGGTTCGGTGCCGTGGTTATGATCGATGATCCGCTAACTGTGGCACCGGAAAACAATTCGAAAATCGTCGGAAGAGCACAAGGGATTTATGCTCTTGCATCTCAGAGCGAAGCTGGTCTGTTAATGGTTTTGAACTTTGTTTTCACGGAAGGGAAGTACAATGGAAGCACTCTCAGTGTGTTAGGTCGCAACGCCGTGTTCTCGAAGGTGAGGGAGATGCCTATCGTGGAAGGAAGTGGGGTTTTCAGGTTTGCTCGTGGCTATGCTCAGGCTAAGACTCACACCTTTAATCTTAAAACTGGGGATGCCGTTGTGGAATATAATGTGTATGTTTtccattattaa
- the LOC107434405 gene encoding dirigent protein 22-like codes for MANSILIFSTILLFLNLVTAQNYSFSRTLSPEELGIKPTKLTHLHFYFHDITEGPNSTVVTVAGAPEETRNTATFFGNVVVMDDPLTVGPELSSKLVGRAQGIYTYASQSDIGLLLVLNFIFMEGKYNGSTLSILGRNAILSKVREMPIVAGTGIFRFARGYVEARTYEFEPQISLNAIVEYNAYVYHY; via the coding sequence ATGGCCAACTCCATCCTCATTTTCTCAACCATTTTGTTATTCTTGAACCTCGTCACAGCACAAAATTACAGTTTTTCAAGGACCTTATCTCCTGAAGAACTTGGAATCAAACCGACTAAACTAACCCACCTTCACTTCTACTTCCACGACATCACCGAAGGTCCAAATTCCACTGTCGTTACGGTCGCTGGCGCCCCAGAGGAGACGAGGAATACGGCGACGTTTTTTGGTAATGTGGTGGTGATGGATGACCCTTTGACAGTAGGTCCAGAGCTGAGCTCCAAACTCGTTGGAAGAGCACAAGGTATATATACTTATGCATCTCAAAGTGATATTGGATTGTTAttggttttaaactttattttcatGGAAGGAAAATATAATGGTAGCACACTTAGCATATTGGGCCGTAACGCTATATTATCAAAGGTGAGGGAGATGCCGATTGTGGCAGGCACTGGGATTTTCAGGTTTGCTAGGGGCTATGTTGAAGCCAGGACTTATGAATTTGAGCCTCAAATATCTTTGAATGCTATCGTGGAGTATAATGCCTATGTGTACCATTATTGA
- the LOC107434398 gene encoding zinc finger protein 8, with the protein MDKTERETHDFMNVESFSQLPFIRPAPVKEKSIRLFGKEFGGGDVAGTTATEESESAETNNAYDDAKDNNSTSNNNSNESNNNNGESNRRFECHYCCRNFPTSQALGGHQNAHKRERQHAKRAHLQSAMVHSNLTDAHVYGLMNYRLGSSPAYPSWTSSNNSTAATAIASGNRFYGGLGSYSHPPPINGSPLALWRIPPAVQSNHPAFNRDRSSAVHPLPLFAGEEMKASHLGGSAASQSRYVTYESKPSVQDHVSLDLHL; encoded by the coding sequence ATGGACAAGACGGAGAGAGAGACTCATGATTTCATGAACGTGGAATCCTTCTCTCAGCTTCCCTTCATTCGTCCAGCTCCAGTTAAAGAAAAGAGCATTCGCCTTTTCGGCAAAGAATTCGGCGGCGGCGATGTGGCGGGCACCACCGCCACGGAAGAATCCGAATCCGCGGAAACCAATAATGCGTACGACGATGCCAAAGACAACAACAGCACCAGCAACAATAACAGCAACGagagcaacaacaacaacgggGAGAGCAATCGGAGATTCGAATGCCATTACTGCTGCCGGAACTTCCCGACATCACAAGCTTTGGGAGGACATCAGAACGCTCATAAGAGAGAGCGACAACACGCCAAGCGAGCACACCTTCAGTCTGCTATGGTGCATAGCAACCTGACGGATGCTCATGTCTATGGTCTCATGAATTATCGACTGGGATCGAGTCCAGCTTATCCGTCGTGGACCAGCAGCAATAATTCTACTGCTGCCACTGCCATTGCAAGTGGGAATAGGTTTTATGGAGGCCTTGGCTCTTACTCTCACCCACCACCAATAAATGGAAGTCCTCTGGCTTTGTGGCGAATCCCTCCTGCCGTTCAAAGCAACCACCCTGCTTTTAATCGTGACCGTTCATCGGCTGTGCATCCTTTGCCATTGTTTGCTGGTGAAGAAATGAAAGCGTCACACCTTGGTGGATCTGCTGCTTCTCAAAGTCGGTATGTTACTTATGAGTCAAAACCTAGCGTTCAGGACCATGTGAGTTTGGATCTTCATCTGTAA